A DNA window from Sylvia atricapilla isolate bSylAtr1 chromosome 6, bSylAtr1.pri, whole genome shotgun sequence contains the following coding sequences:
- the TSPAN32 gene encoding tetraspanin-32, with protein MGLRCRMRTTKCQLLVTSLCVMLLGLSIATLSTVTHYGLHFTLISNISLDSNAYRVIHHTAFYFGICLSMTLILAALLSSAATVRESQCLAAMGFFCFALAFCGLIPAACWRYTHSTEVEDSMMDVYDFVYEEVRRNISSYRRHELTAIHEAFLCCGKHSPFGDTTIVENKTCPPGQVHNEEQDCLQEIQDFLKKHMDFVFSLLGIGIGLTVYGMILTSFLWFSIHFSSNLYRKGKYILRER; from the exons ATGGGACTGAGGTGCAGGATGAGGACCACCAAGTGCCAGCTGCTGGTGACCAGCCTCTGTGTCATG ctgctggggctctcCATTGCCACGCTGAGCACAGTCACCCACTATGGGCTCCATTTCACCCTCATCAGCAACATCTCCCTGGACAGCAATGCCTACAGGGTCATCCACCACACAG CTTTCTACTTTGGGATCTGCCTGAGCATGACGCTGATcctggcagccctgctgagctctgccgCCACGGTGCGGGAATCGCAGTGTCTCGCCGCCATG ggatttttctgttttgctctggCCTTTTGTGGATTgatcccagctgcctgctggagatacacacacagcacagag GTGGAAGATAGCATGATGGATGTGTATGATTTTGTGTATGAGGAGGTGAGAAGGAACATCTCCAGCTACAGGAGACATGAGCTGACTGCCATCCATGAAGCA ttcctgtgctgtgggaagCACTCTCCTTTTGGGGACACAACCATTGTTGAGAACAAGACGTGCCCGCCGGGCCAAGTGCACAATGAAGAACAG GACTGCCTGCAAGAGATCCAGGACTTTCTGAAGAAGCATATGGATTTTGTCTTCTCGCTCCTGGGCATTGGCATTGGCTTAACG gtTTATGGGATGATCCTAACTTCATTCCTCTGGTTCTCCATCCACTTCAGCAGCAACCTGTACCGGAAAGGCAAATATATCCTGCGAGAGAGGTAG